gtctgttaagcatctaccttcagctcaggtcatgatctcagggtcctgagattgagctctgtgtcaggctccctgctcttgagtctgcttttccctctccctttgtccctccccctgctcttgctcactcactctctctctttctatctcaaataaataaataaaacctctctctctctctttttttaagaatatgtattttgtgAACAGAAAGTAAGATCCCAGGCATCTGCTCCAGGCATGGCTGCCTTAAACCACACTGGTGTTAGCCACACGGTCTTCCACTTACTGGGCGTCCCCGGGCTAGAGGACCAGCACATGTGGATTTCCATCCCATTCTTCATTTCCTATGTCATCACCTTGCTTGGGAACAGCCTGCTCATCGGCATGATCCTCACAAGGCACAGCCTCCGGGAACCCATGTACCTCTTCCTCTGCATGCTGGCCGGAGCAGACCTCGTGCTCTCCACATGCACCGTACCTCAGGCCTTGGCCATCTTCTGGTTCCGTGCTGGGGAGATCTCCCTGGATCGCTGCATCACtcaggtattctttttttcttccacttttgtTTCTGAGTCAGGGATCTTGTTGGTGATGGCGTTTGACCGCTACATTGCCATATGCTACCCCCTGAGATACACCACTATTCTTACACCTGCTCTGATTGGGAAAATTGGAGTGACTGTCTGTCTGAGAAGTTACGGTACAATTTTCCCTGTAATATTTCTTCTGAAAAGATTGACTTTCTGTCAAAATAATATTATTCCACACACCTATTGTGAACACATTGGTTTGGCCAAGTATGCTTGTAATGACATTCGTGTGAACATTTGGTATGGATTTTCCATTCTAATGTTAACAGTGGTTTTAGATGTTGtgttaatttttgtttcctaTGTGCTGATTCTGCATGCTGTCTTCCGCATCCCTTCTCGAGATGCTCGCCACAAAGCTCTCAACACATGTGGCTCCCACATCTGTGTCATTGTCCTCTTTTATGGGCCTGGGATCTTTACAGCCCTTACTCAGAGGTTTGGACGCCACATTCCTCCTCATACCCACATCTTGCTGGCTAATGTTTGCATGCTTGCCCCACCTGTGCTGAATCCTATCATTTATGGGATCAAGACCAAGCAAATCCAGGAGCAGGTGGTCCATGTGTTGtttacaaagaagaaatcacttcagtttaaaatctgaatttttgggggcacctgggtggctcagtgggttaaagcctctgccttcggctcaggtcatgatcccagggtcctgggattgagccccgcatcgggctctctgctcagcagggagcctgcttccccctctctctctgcctgcctctctgcctacttgtgatctctgtctgtgaaataaataagtaaaatcctaaaaaaaaaaaaatctgtatttttggaCTCTCCAGCCATCAGTGAGGTGGTCTCTGGAAGTGGAGGGTAGGAGGGATCTGCTGAAATACTCGGAAATGGCTCAGTGAGTTCTGTCTGTGGGGCAAGTTCACCAGGGTGTTGCAGGACTTACTCCTTTGTCATCAAAACAACCTGAGCACAGTACTCCCGTTGGAATGAGCAAGCCTGCTCCTGCAAAGACCTTGGGACAGGATGTTTTGATTTGCAGAAGTCTTATATCCTTAATGACTCTAACATGATCTTCAGAAATAGATGAAGTGAGAGCTGTGCTCTGGGCTGGGATTTTGTTCAGCTCTTCCTCAGTGAGCTTCCTCAAGCTCTGAGATGTCTTGTCTTGTGATGTCTCTAAACAATCATATACCCTTTAATGCCCTTCATTTTGGCTAATGATATTCTTAGAATCAGTGATTCCTATGTTTTATAGTTATTCCTATTACATTATAATTTATATCCTGTCCACATGCATGTCTGTAATAAGAGAATATAAATGAATTGTGTGTTTTGTATTTGGCAGAACAACCTCTGAGGGTTGAGGGAATGGACACTGGTCCCTCCTGTGGTTTCTGAGGGGTGATGTGTCTTGGGGGATGATGAGGAAGGGGTCCTCTAATCTCAATGTCAGGCCATGTTCTTCAGTGATCCCCTCCTTGGTGGGGCATTCAAGGCCTTTAGTGACCTGACTCCTGACATCCTTCACTGAAACACTGCCCATGTCACCTCCATCGGACAGCTCATTAAGACCTCACCATTTCCAGATCATGTCACATTCTCCATGTCCCTGCTCTGTCTTGGAATAACCTCCATCGGCTTGTGGAAACACCTGTTCCTTCTTCTACACCCAGTTCTCACCTGGTCTCCTCTGTGACACGTTCTCCAACCACAGCTCCTTCCCAGTGTGCTCTCTAGTTGGTACATCCTCTCAGAGAAAGATCGTGTGCtgtccatgtttcttttttaaatatgcatttaattaAAAAGCTATGTCCCTtgtagaaaatattagaaattatgaaaaaagataaacatgACATAGAACTCATAACCCCATAAACATACAGCCCCTAAGCAAttttattgttaacattttgtctCCTATGGTTATAGATATCTTTATCtgcatctgtatctatatctgtgtctttattttttcctctatctGTATCTATAGCTTGATCTACTCCTTTATTCTACCTGGAAAAtattatatgatacatatataaa
The genomic region above belongs to Neovison vison isolate M4711 chromosome 7, ASM_NN_V1, whole genome shotgun sequence and contains:
- the LOC122913543 gene encoding olfactory receptor 52B4-like, translating into MAALNHTGVSHTVFHLLGVPGLEDQHMWISIPFFISYVITLLGNSLLIGMILTRHSLREPMYLFLCMLAGADLVLSTCTVPQALAIFWFRAGEISLDRCITQVFFFSSTFVSESGILLVMAFDRYIAICYPLRYTTILTPALIGKIGVTVCLRSYGTIFPVIFLLKRLTFCQNNIIPHTYCEHIGLAKYACNDIRVNIWYGFSILMLTVVLDVVLIFVSYVLILHAVFRIPSRDARHKALNTCGSHICVIVLFYGPGIFTALTQRFGRHIPPHTHILLANVCMLAPPVLNPIIYGIKTKQIQEQVVHVLFTKKKSLQHSVHLFSYYNIGSNDFHVLCMLELKLHVWDILL